From the Acetobacter aceti genome, one window contains:
- a CDS encoding HAMP domain-containing sensor histidine kinase, which produces MTPPISPEPAEQAVPARQRGFRLSRLSLKALRYHIGGLRSAGVRFALGYAVLFWVSAGLFLSVIWWGTASLLQRQVEASVAADARALSERWSDGGLSALALTIEDRLEDNVDDDALYLLVGPHGERIAGNLPSWPEPVAMSNVWYQLTIKRAGIRGVAEVQSFDLPKNYRLLVGRDVRGRSTLRHLLTDTLFWAWGIITVLTFIGAFFVRSMFRRMISSIARTTSAIAHGDMDRRVPLSGRGDEIDEVAEAINEMLDRIKRLMDGVKQVSNAIAHDLRTPITRARAQLEYAALHARDENSLRSAIEEGVSDLDNITAVFEALLRIAQIEAGSRRSAFASFDLMPVLSDIVELYEPLADDQGSRIMLRAPEHLQFYGDRSMIQQAVSNLIDNAIKFSPHNGTITVAVATGFNPVPADRAGGRIVTLEVSDQGPGMTAADMERASERFFRADAARNTPGSGLGLSLVQAIVHLHGGILQFQSRSPGLCVRMYLPLPEDDGKKQGTDMTEDSHTYHPQDRPDLLVSQS; this is translated from the coding sequence ATGACACCCCCCATCTCTCCTGAACCGGCTGAACAGGCAGTTCCCGCAAGGCAACGCGGATTTCGACTATCCCGTCTCTCACTCAAGGCCCTGCGTTACCATATCGGTGGCCTGAGATCCGCGGGTGTCCGCTTTGCTCTCGGTTATGCGGTTCTGTTCTGGGTTTCCGCCGGGCTTTTTCTCTCAGTCATCTGGTGGGGAACCGCCAGCCTTCTGCAACGGCAGGTGGAAGCTTCCGTGGCGGCGGATGCGCGCGCCCTTTCCGAACGCTGGTCAGATGGAGGCCTCTCGGCGCTTGCGCTCACCATCGAAGACCGACTGGAAGACAATGTTGATGATGACGCCCTGTATCTGCTGGTGGGTCCGCATGGAGAGCGTATAGCCGGCAATCTGCCCTCATGGCCGGAGCCCGTGGCCATGAGCAATGTCTGGTATCAGCTCACCATCAAGCGGGCCGGAATCAGAGGGGTTGCCGAAGTACAGTCTTTCGATCTTCCAAAGAACTATCGATTACTTGTCGGAAGGGACGTGCGTGGACGGTCCACATTGCGCCATCTGCTCACCGACACCCTGTTCTGGGCATGGGGCATCATCACTGTTCTGACATTTATCGGCGCTTTTTTCGTCCGCAGCATGTTCAGACGCATGATTTCATCCATTGCACGAACCACCTCCGCCATTGCGCACGGCGACATGGACCGACGCGTCCCTCTTTCCGGACGTGGTGATGAAATCGATGAAGTTGCCGAAGCGATCAATGAGATGCTCGATCGCATCAAACGCCTGATGGACGGCGTGAAGCAGGTTTCGAACGCGATTGCCCATGATCTGCGCACTCCGATCACGCGCGCCCGTGCCCAGCTCGAATATGCAGCATTGCATGCCAGGGATGAGAATTCACTACGCTCGGCCATCGAGGAAGGCGTCAGCGATCTCGACAATATTACAGCCGTATTCGAAGCTCTTCTCAGAATTGCACAGATTGAAGCCGGTTCGAGACGATCGGCCTTCGCGTCATTCGACCTGATGCCTGTGCTCAGCGACATTGTAGAACTCTACGAACCGTTGGCCGATGATCAGGGCAGCAGAATCATGTTGCGCGCACCGGAACATCTCCAGTTCTATGGCGATCGTTCCATGATCCAGCAGGCTGTTTCGAATCTGATCGATAACGCCATCAAGTTTTCGCCTCACAACGGAACGATCACCGTCGCTGTCGCCACCGGCTTCAATCCTGTCCCCGCCGACCGGGCGGGTGGGCGCATCGTTACCCTTGAAGTCAGTGATCAGGGGCCGGGTATGACAGCAGCCGACATGGAAAGAGCATCAGAGCGCTTCTTCCGTGCAGACGCCGCCCGCAATACGCCCGGTTCCGGTCTTGGTCTTTCTCTGGTCCAGGCCATTGTCCACCTTCACGGTGGTATTCTGCAGTTTCAGTCCCGTAGTCCCGGCCTCTGCGTAAGAATGTATCTGCCGCTCCCGGAAGATGACGGCAAAAAACAGGGTACAGATATGACGGAGGATTCACACACTTACCATCCGCAAGACAGACCGGATCTGCTAGTGTCTCAATCATGA
- a CDS encoding SIMPL domain-containing protein (The SIMPL domain is named for its presence in mouse protein SIMPL (signalling molecule that associates with mouse pelle-like kinase). Bacterial member BP26, from Brucella, was shown to assemble into a channel-like structure, while YggE from E. coli has been associated with resistance to oxidative stress.) has translation MSHSKSSYIAVSGLALLAGLAHGTVASAADPEIHDGSTRLNVTGTGSVDAAPDLLTATLLIQNEAVKAVDAQAKTNDAAHAAVTKAEKVAGVTVLTDSYDVSENRKDNKPSSWTARQTIQIKAKDASALLDLVGRLQANGLLLEGVSWSLSPEHQKELHRQAEKKAVDDLRSRSSEIANDLGLKVSSIASISVDEPLTVRPVAFMARAAMAAPTMRSEDQTVTANIQATVILKPQ, from the coding sequence ATGAGTCATTCGAAGTCGTCTTATATCGCAGTATCTGGTCTGGCGCTGCTCGCCGGTCTCGCTCATGGCACAGTGGCATCTGCGGCTGATCCCGAAATTCATGACGGGTCGACACGTCTGAATGTTACCGGAACCGGTTCGGTTGATGCTGCTCCTGATCTGTTGACAGCCACATTGCTGATTCAGAATGAAGCGGTGAAAGCTGTTGATGCACAGGCGAAAACCAACGATGCCGCCCATGCTGCCGTGACCAAAGCTGAAAAGGTTGCAGGCGTTACGGTTCTGACCGATTCGTACGACGTGTCGGAAAACCGCAAAGACAACAAACCCTCCAGTTGGACAGCCCGGCAGACCATTCAGATCAAGGCCAAAGATGCTTCAGCTCTGCTGGATCTGGTCGGCAGGCTTCAGGCCAACGGATTGTTGCTGGAAGGCGTATCCTGGTCTCTGTCGCCTGAACATCAGAAGGAACTGCATCGTCAGGCCGAGAAAAAGGCGGTGGATGATCTCCGCAGCCGCTCCAGCGAAATAGCTAATGACCTTGGTCTGAAAGTGTCTTCAATTGCTTCAATCTCGGTCGATGAGCCGCTGACTGTTCGCCCAGTCGCCTTCATGGCCCGCGCTGCGATGGCTGCTCCGACGATGCGTTCGGAAGATCAGACGGTTACAGCCAATATTCAGGCTACAGTAATCCTGAAGCCACAATAG
- a CDS encoding response regulator transcription factor, which yields MRILLVEDDPTVRGFVAKGLSETGHLVEQADNGKDGLFLAVSEKFDVIILDRMLPGGIDGLRILETLRSQANATPVLILSALADVDDRVAGLKAGGDDYLTKPFAFSELLARVEALGRRGRNEAAPQTRLEISGLEMDLLSRSVKRDGQKIDLQPREFRLLEFLMRHAGQVVTRTMLLEGVWDYHFDPQTNVIDVHVSRLRQKVDKPFEAPLIHTVRNAGYMLRAD from the coding sequence ATGCGCATACTTCTCGTTGAGGATGATCCGACAGTTCGGGGTTTCGTCGCCAAAGGTCTGAGCGAGACCGGCCACCTCGTCGAGCAGGCTGACAACGGCAAGGACGGGCTGTTTCTTGCCGTCAGCGAGAAGTTCGATGTCATCATTCTCGACCGCATGCTTCCCGGCGGCATTGATGGCCTCCGCATCCTGGAGACGCTCCGCTCGCAGGCCAATGCAACGCCGGTGCTGATTCTTTCCGCCCTGGCAGACGTGGATGACCGCGTCGCCGGATTGAAAGCCGGTGGCGATGATTATCTGACAAAGCCTTTCGCATTCTCGGAACTCCTTGCCCGTGTCGAGGCGCTCGGGCGGCGCGGTCGCAACGAGGCTGCCCCCCAGACCAGACTGGAAATCAGTGGCCTTGAGATGGATCTGCTTTCCCGGAGCGTGAAGCGTGACGGGCAGAAGATCGATCTCCAGCCACGAGAGTTCCGCCTGCTTGAATTTCTGATGCGGCATGCCGGACAGGTCGTTACCCGCACAATGCTGCTTGAAGGCGTGTGGGATTACCATTTCGACCCACAGACGAACGTGATCGATGTCCACGTGTCACGCCTGCGGCAGAAAGTGGACAAGCCATTCGAAGCGCCGCTTATCCATACCGTCCGGAACGCGGGTTACATGCTCCGCGCTGACTGA
- a CDS encoding DUF707 domain-containing protein, whose product MKNEEGFQSGKRRFLVLARVGDESLHREWIANDATPRNWDLQLNVYAKDQSLSFDGDLPPVFDYGTKWDSIARHFKAHPELLDRYEYIMLPDDDLRMKSSDISKLFDIAVEYDLTMAQPAMTHDT is encoded by the coding sequence ATGAAAAACGAAGAAGGGTTCCAGTCTGGAAAAAGACGTTTTCTTGTTCTGGCGCGTGTCGGCGATGAGTCGCTTCATCGCGAATGGATTGCGAATGATGCAACACCACGCAACTGGGATCTTCAGCTGAATGTCTATGCAAAAGATCAGTCGCTCTCTTTCGATGGTGATCTGCCTCCTGTATTCGATTATGGAACGAAATGGGACAGTATAGCCCGCCATTTCAAAGCGCATCCTGAACTGCTTGATCGTTATGAATATATCATGCTGCCGGATGATGACTTGCGGATGAAATCTTCTGATATCAGCAAGTTGTTCGATATAGCGGTGGAATACGATCTGACGATGGCGCAGCCGGCCATGACACATGACACATGA
- a CDS encoding arginyltransferase, which translates to MTFSSRHPQFFYTTAPQPCPYLPDRMERKVVTDLSGPNAEALHDRLSRAGFRRSHAIAYAPVCNGCTACVPIRIPVQRFVPSRTQKRSIKANSDLQGFEVPAKATAEQFVLFRQYQLARHATGDMASMNFADYRSMVEDTPIDTFMVEFRSPENHLMAVSLVDALSDGLSAVYSFYDPTDSTRSLGSFAVLWLVQQAKRRRLPYVYLGYWIAQSPKMAYKTNFRPAEILSRGNWRDLDEHDLA; encoded by the coding sequence ATGACTTTTTCGTCTCGCCACCCGCAGTTTTTCTATACGACCGCTCCCCAGCCCTGCCCTTACCTGCCGGACCGGATGGAGCGGAAGGTCGTCACCGATCTGTCTGGTCCCAATGCGGAAGCTCTGCACGACCGACTGTCGCGGGCGGGCTTTCGACGCAGTCACGCCATTGCCTACGCGCCCGTCTGCAACGGCTGCACTGCCTGCGTCCCCATCCGCATTCCCGTCCAGCGATTTGTTCCCAGCCGAACCCAGAAACGAAGCATCAAAGCCAACTCCGATCTGCAGGGGTTCGAGGTTCCGGCAAAAGCCACTGCCGAGCAGTTCGTGCTGTTTCGTCAGTACCAGCTTGCCCGACACGCAACGGGCGATATGGCGAGCATGAATTTCGCCGATTACCGGTCAATGGTTGAAGATACTCCCATTGATACCTTCATGGTGGAGTTCCGGTCGCCGGAGAACCACCTTATGGCGGTCAGTCTGGTCGACGCCCTGAGTGATGGACTCTCGGCTGTATACAGTTTTTACGACCCCACCGACAGCACACGCTCTCTGGGCAGCTTCGCGGTCCTCTGGCTGGTCCAGCAGGCGAAACGAAGACGCCTGCCATACGTCTATCTTGGCTACTGGATCGCCCAGAGTCCCAAGATGGCCTACAAGACCAACTTCCGTCCTGCCGAGATTCTGTCACGAGGGAACTGGCGTGATCTGGACGAACACGACCTCGCATGA
- the glpK gene encoding glycerol kinase GlpK, whose product MIKQDRILAIDQGTTSTRSIVFDMNGQEISVARREFPQYYPQLGWVEHDPEDIWRDAKTTAQEAVERSGGVDRIAAIGITNQRETIVVWDRKTGKAVHNAIVWQDRRTAKLCAELKKQGKEELVASRTGLLLDPYFTATKLAWILDNVEGARTRAEKGELACGTIDCFLLWRLTDGKVHATDVTNASRTLLFDIHRQQWDDELLALFNIPVALLPEVKDSSGIFGESVPDLFGRAVPIAGIAGDQQAAVVGQTCFKPGMAKATYGTGCFVLLNTGEKPVISQNRMLTTIAYRVKGKTAYALEGSIFVAGAAIKWLRDGLHLITHASQTDDMATRIPHSHGVYMVPGFVGLGAPHWDPNARGLICGLTLDATEAHIARAALESVAYQTLDLVAAMTQDGGGTADTLRIDGGMAANDWFCQFLSDMLQAKVERPKQIETTALGAAFLAGVGVGLWNDLEEVASEWQRGALFEPKMEASTRKDMIDGWHVAVRRTLIQA is encoded by the coding sequence ATGATCAAACAGGATCGTATTCTGGCGATTGACCAGGGAACCACCTCTACCCGTAGTATTGTCTTTGACATGAACGGGCAGGAAATCTCGGTCGCACGACGGGAGTTTCCCCAGTACTATCCGCAACTGGGATGGGTTGAGCACGATCCTGAAGATATCTGGCGTGATGCGAAAACGACGGCGCAGGAAGCAGTCGAGCGCTCCGGTGGTGTTGACCGCATCGCGGCGATCGGAATCACCAACCAGCGTGAAACCATCGTCGTGTGGGATCGCAAGACCGGCAAAGCGGTACACAACGCCATCGTCTGGCAGGACCGCCGGACTGCCAAGCTGTGTGCCGAACTCAAGAAGCAGGGCAAGGAAGAACTGGTCGCCAGCCGTACCGGCCTGCTGCTCGATCCGTATTTCACAGCCACGAAGCTCGCCTGGATTCTTGATAATGTGGAAGGCGCGCGCACACGGGCTGAAAAAGGCGAACTGGCCTGTGGCACGATCGACTGCTTCCTGCTGTGGCGTCTGACGGACGGCAAGGTTCATGCGACGGACGTGACCAATGCTTCCCGTACACTGCTGTTCGATATCCATCGTCAGCAGTGGGATGACGAGCTTCTTGCGCTCTTCAACATCCCTGTGGCGCTGCTTCCGGAAGTCAAAGACAGCAGCGGTATCTTTGGAGAAAGTGTTCCTGATCTGTTTGGTCGCGCCGTGCCGATTGCCGGTATTGCCGGTGATCAGCAGGCCGCCGTTGTTGGTCAGACCTGCTTCAAGCCGGGAATGGCCAAGGCTACATATGGCACGGGCTGTTTCGTTCTGCTGAACACCGGTGAGAAGCCGGTCATCTCCCAGAACCGGATGCTCACGACCATCGCCTACCGCGTGAAGGGCAAGACCGCCTACGCTCTGGAAGGTTCCATCTTCGTCGCGGGTGCGGCGATCAAGTGGCTGCGTGACGGCCTGCACCTGATCACCCATGCTTCCCAGACTGACGACATGGCGACGCGCATACCGCACAGTCACGGCGTCTATATGGTGCCGGGCTTTGTCGGTCTCGGCGCACCGCACTGGGACCCGAATGCGCGTGGTCTGATCTGTGGTCTGACGCTTGATGCCACCGAGGCGCACATCGCCCGTGCGGCTCTGGAATCCGTGGCTTACCAGACGCTCGACCTCGTGGCTGCGATGACGCAGGACGGTGGCGGCACGGCCGACACACTGCGTATCGACGGTGGCATGGCGGCCAATGACTGGTTCTGTCAGTTCCTGTCCGACATGTTGCAGGCAAAGGTCGAGCGTCCCAAGCAGATCGAGACGACGGCTCTCGGCGCCGCATTCCTTGCAGGTGTTGGCGTCGGTCTGTGGAACGATCTGGAAGAAGTCGCATCTGAATGGCAGCGTGGCGCGCTGTTCGAGCCGAAAATGGAAGCTTCGACCCGTAAGGATATGATCGACGGTTGGCATGTCGCTGTGCGCCGGACGCTGATTCAAGCCTGA
- a CDS encoding acyltransferase, translated as MLQLLRMLVALSIFTGHWGEPYVGRLWPQGQIAIDIFFMIEGFLAMGSLSQPAVISMTRQQIIGSRLAHIYPVYAIALVASFCAFAPLALTNAEGWTVTNWIGAFISGLVLLPFFSTLVDGSVFPLNPPSWAIVLELFGFALLVCLRVHDTPRRLLALWIGAAFTYFTLSMMWRDLNAGWSSMHYWGGWPRMILSFSGGAWLRHLHGEHEVRTPKIHPVIVLALFVGMHLPKIHLIGAPLLGIGVPVLVWLGASCPRPVWLETVAAFSKRNTLALYLLGYPVMMVWRYVNTIFMVPPSFAGSLAGLALVLGSLLVASMVLTYTMKYLNHGDTQIQKSP; from the coding sequence ATGCTTCAACTGCTGCGCATGCTCGTCGCGCTCAGTATTTTTACCGGTCACTGGGGGGAACCCTATGTGGGACGGTTATGGCCTCAGGGGCAGATCGCCATCGACATCTTCTTCATGATCGAAGGCTTCCTCGCAATGGGCTCTCTATCACAGCCTGCTGTTATCAGTATGACCAGGCAGCAGATTATCGGCAGCCGCCTCGCTCATATCTATCCGGTTTATGCCATCGCACTCGTAGCCAGCTTCTGTGCCTTCGCTCCTCTGGCGCTCACCAATGCGGAGGGATGGACCGTCACAAACTGGATCGGCGCTTTCATTTCCGGCCTTGTCCTGCTGCCTTTCTTCTCCACACTCGTTGACGGCTCGGTCTTCCCGCTCAATCCACCCAGCTGGGCTATAGTGCTGGAGTTATTCGGCTTTGCCCTTCTGGTCTGTCTACGTGTTCATGATACTCCCAGACGGTTACTCGCTCTATGGATTGGCGCAGCTTTCACCTACTTCACGCTAAGCATGATGTGGCGCGATCTCAATGCGGGCTGGTCATCAATGCATTACTGGGGTGGATGGCCGCGCATGATTCTGAGTTTCTCCGGCGGCGCGTGGCTGCGCCATCTGCATGGGGAGCATGAGGTGCGCACCCCGAAAATCCATCCAGTCATCGTTCTCGCGCTATTCGTTGGTATGCACCTGCCGAAAATTCACCTCATCGGCGCGCCATTACTGGGCATCGGCGTCCCTGTGCTGGTGTGGCTAGGAGCTTCATGCCCGCGTCCAGTCTGGCTCGAAACAGTCGCAGCCTTTTCCAAAAGAAACACGCTCGCACTCTATCTGCTCGGCTATCCCGTCATGATGGTCTGGCGATACGTCAATACCATATTCATGGTGCCTCCTTCTTTCGCCGGAAGTCTCGCAGGATTGGCCCTAGTTCTTGGCAGTTTGCTGGTGGCAAGTATGGTTCTGACTTACACAATGAAATATCTAAACCATGGGGACACACAAATTCAGAAATCACCATAA
- the rfbC gene encoding dTDP-4-dehydrorhamnose 3,5-epimerase, producing MIFRETTLKDAMIIEPELVEDNRGFFSRMMCRDEFTQHGLISDFVQHNMSFSRNKGTVRGLHFQRGVHAEAKLMRCTRGSIVDVIVDLRGDSVTYLKHESFVLSAENHRMLYVPPGFAHGFQTLLDNTEVFYPVSAAYTPGAEGGLRYDDPLLRITWPLEVIDLSTKDAAWPLLRQGQSPIF from the coding sequence GTGATCTTTCGTGAAACCACGCTGAAGGATGCCATGATTATCGAGCCAGAACTGGTAGAGGATAATCGTGGTTTCTTCTCCAGGATGATGTGTCGGGATGAATTCACGCAACATGGTCTGATTTCCGATTTTGTACAACATAATATGTCGTTTTCACGTAACAAGGGCACGGTTCGTGGGCTGCATTTCCAGCGTGGTGTTCATGCTGAAGCCAAACTCATGCGATGCACCAGAGGGAGTATTGTGGACGTCATTGTGGATCTTCGCGGGGATTCCGTGACCTATCTGAAACATGAGTCTTTTGTTCTGAGTGCAGAGAATCATCGTATGCTGTACGTGCCGCCCGGATTCGCTCACGGATTTCAGACCCTTCTTGATAATACAGAGGTTTTTTATCCTGTGAGCGCTGCCTATACACCCGGCGCTGAAGGCGGGTTGCGTTACGATGATCCACTGCTGCGGATTACATGGCCTCTGGAAGTTATTGATCTATCAACAAAAGACGCGGCATGGCCGCTTTTGCGGCAAGGGCAGTCTCCAATTTTTTAA
- a CDS encoding NAD(P)H-dependent oxidoreductase, with translation MIIVDTALKRRETEGRPVTVALIGAGTQAKAIARTIETATPGMRVVAVCNRTRAHGEVLFEELGLEPVWCPDAQSVERVLASGQRVVTSDPVLLAQASGIDAIIEATGSMEHAARAALAAIEGGKHLIQVNAELDGTVGPILKKKADLANVVYTAGDGDQPGVMMNLVRFMTGIGVRPVLCGSIKGLYDPYRTPDTQISFAEKWSLQPAMAASFADGTKISFEQTVIANGTGMKVARRGMLGPDFSGGNPDTPLVPLEDVATAFSPFLDAHLAEGGPGVVDYVIGARPGPGVFVLGTMDDVKQRHFLNYYKMGPGPYYCFYTPFHLCHFEVPGSVARAVLFGDATLAPLSGPVVGVIALAKKDLEPGETIAELGGFEVYGMIENIETIREENLIPLGLAIGSTVRRHIPRDRPLTFADIDLPEGRVIDRLYAEQERAFSPGETIKEVACDLS, from the coding sequence ATGATTATTGTCGATACGGCATTGAAGCGTCGCGAAACCGAAGGGCGGCCAGTGACAGTGGCCCTGATTGGTGCAGGGACACAGGCGAAGGCCATCGCGCGCACCATTGAAACAGCTACACCCGGGATGCGCGTAGTGGCTGTTTGCAACCGTACACGCGCTCATGGTGAAGTCCTGTTTGAAGAACTGGGCCTTGAACCGGTGTGGTGTCCGGATGCTCAGTCAGTTGAACGTGTCCTTGCATCAGGGCAGCGGGTCGTGACCAGTGATCCGGTGCTTCTGGCTCAGGCCAGTGGAATCGATGCGATTATCGAGGCAACTGGCTCCATGGAGCACGCTGCCAGAGCAGCGCTGGCAGCGATCGAAGGCGGAAAACATCTGATTCAGGTGAACGCGGAGCTTGATGGAACGGTTGGCCCCATCCTGAAAAAGAAAGCTGACCTCGCCAACGTCGTCTATACCGCAGGCGATGGAGATCAGCCGGGCGTCATGATGAATCTGGTTCGCTTCATGACAGGTATTGGTGTGCGCCCGGTTTTGTGCGGCAGTATCAAGGGCCTTTACGATCCTTATCGCACTCCAGACACGCAGATATCCTTTGCGGAAAAATGGAGTTTGCAGCCGGCTATGGCTGCATCCTTCGCTGACGGAACCAAAATTTCCTTTGAGCAGACAGTGATTGCCAATGGCACGGGTATGAAGGTGGCTCGGCGAGGCATGCTCGGTCCTGATTTCTCGGGTGGAAATCCGGATACACCCTTGGTACCTCTGGAAGACGTGGCGACAGCCTTCTCCCCGTTTCTGGATGCACATCTCGCGGAAGGAGGTCCCGGCGTTGTCGATTACGTGATCGGAGCGAGGCCAGGGCCGGGAGTTTTTGTGCTTGGGACGATGGATGACGTAAAACAGCGACATTTTCTGAATTATTACAAGATGGGACCGGGCCCTTATTACTGTTTCTATACCCCGTTTCATCTGTGCCATTTTGAAGTTCCCGGCTCTGTGGCCCGTGCCGTTCTGTTTGGAGACGCGACTCTTGCCCCGCTTTCTGGACCGGTTGTCGGTGTTATTGCGCTAGCCAAGAAAGACCTCGAGCCGGGAGAGACAATCGCCGAACTCGGTGGTTTCGAAGTTTACGGAATGATTGAAAATATCGAAACCATCAGAGAGGAAAACCTTATTCCTCTGGGACTTGCCATAGGTTCGACGGTTCGCAGACACATTCCACGTGACCGTCCTTTGACCTTTGCAGATATCGATCTGCCGGAAGGAAGAGTCATCGATCGTCTTTATGCCGAGCAGGAAAGAGCTTTTTCACCAGGCGAGACGATCAAGGAGGTTGCCTGTGATCTTTCGTGA
- the rfbF gene encoding glucose-1-phosphate cytidylyltransferase has protein sequence MKVAILAGGFGTRLSEETMIRPKPMAEIGGRPILWHIMKIYAHYGFSDFVILGGYRIEFIRDYFMRYRYARRDFTIDLGTGDVRWLEAQTDNWRVTVLDTGQESLTGGRILRARRYLEDSTFCLTYGDGVSDVNIADLLAFHRSRAAWCTLTAVVQPGRFGALELTDNAMSVSGFGEKRAGDGGLINGGFFVCEPQVLDLIDDDLTTWEAEPMSRLIERGKLSSFVHDRYWQNMDTLRDKQVLEATWATGAAPWKVWAD, from the coding sequence ATGAAGGTCGCAATTCTCGCCGGAGGCTTTGGCACCAGACTTAGTGAAGAGACAATGATCCGCCCAAAGCCTATGGCCGAAATCGGCGGACGACCAATACTCTGGCATATCATGAAGATATACGCCCATTATGGGTTCTCTGATTTTGTCATTCTCGGTGGTTATCGTATCGAATTCATACGAGACTATTTTATGCGTTACCGTTACGCGCGTCGCGATTTCACCATAGACCTCGGCACGGGGGATGTGCGCTGGCTGGAAGCCCAGACAGACAACTGGCGTGTTACCGTTCTGGATACAGGACAGGAATCCCTGACGGGCGGTCGCATTCTTCGAGCGCGTCGTTATCTTGAGGACAGCACGTTCTGTCTCACCTACGGCGACGGTGTAAGTGACGTGAATATAGCCGATCTTCTGGCATTTCATCGATCGCGTGCAGCCTGGTGCACGTTGACAGCCGTCGTGCAGCCGGGTCGCTTTGGTGCGCTGGAGCTTACCGATAATGCGATGTCCGTAAGTGGCTTCGGTGAGAAACGCGCCGGTGACGGTGGGTTGATCAATGGCGGTTTTTTCGTGTGTGAACCGCAGGTCCTCGACCTGATCGATGACGATCTGACGACATGGGAAGCGGAACCGATGAGCAGACTGATCGAACGAGGCAAGCTGTCGAGCTTCGTGCATGATCGGTACTGGCAAAATATGGACACCCTGCGTGACAAGCAGGTTCTGGAGGCCACATGGGCAACGGGGGCTGCCCCGTGGAAAGTCTGGGCTGACTGA
- a CDS encoding NAD(P)-dependent oxidoreductase translates to MRILIVGNMGYVGPAVSAQLKKACPQSVLHGFDNAYFAHCLTGVACLPERVLDAQFFGDVRAFSDGLLAGYDAVVQLAAISNDPMGDRFQDVTLDINQNATVALAQAASAAGVKHFVFASSCSIYGVAEGGPRRETDPLNPVTTYAQSKIGAEKALEQIDGAMTITCLRFATACGMSDRLRLDLVLNDFVASAMVTGKLSVLSDGTPWRPLIDTHDMARAVEWAVSRSPDNGGRYLVVNVGSDERNYQVHQIAEAVAKALPGTEISINTNSAVDSRSYQVDFGLYKSLAPNHQPQVTLEDSISHLKSGLAGMGFEDSEFRNSSLIRLKVLESHMASGRLNRSLVWRCEEGGYNL, encoded by the coding sequence ATGCGAATTCTGATCGTCGGAAATATGGGTTACGTGGGACCGGCCGTCTCGGCGCAGCTAAAGAAGGCATGCCCACAAAGTGTATTACATGGTTTTGACAATGCTTACTTCGCGCATTGCCTCACAGGAGTTGCGTGTCTACCCGAAAGAGTCCTTGATGCTCAGTTTTTTGGGGATGTGAGGGCTTTTTCTGATGGATTGCTGGCTGGTTATGATGCCGTTGTCCAGCTTGCGGCGATTTCGAACGATCCCATGGGGGACAGGTTTCAGGATGTCACACTCGACATCAATCAAAATGCAACCGTGGCTCTGGCTCAGGCGGCATCTGCGGCTGGTGTAAAACATTTCGTCTTTGCATCCAGTTGCAGTATTTATGGAGTTGCCGAGGGTGGTCCCCGTAGGGAGACGGATCCACTCAATCCAGTGACTACCTACGCACAATCCAAGATTGGCGCGGAAAAGGCGCTGGAACAGATTGATGGCGCCATGACAATTACCTGTCTGCGTTTTGCTACAGCCTGCGGTATGTCTGATCGCCTTCGACTGGATCTTGTGCTGAACGACTTTGTCGCTTCCGCGATGGTGACTGGAAAACTCAGCGTGCTTTCGGACGGCACACCTTGGCGACCGCTGATCGATACGCACGATATGGCCCGTGCGGTGGAGTGGGCGGTGAGCCGTTCGCCAGATAATGGTGGGCGTTATCTGGTCGTGAACGTAGGCAGCGATGAGCGAAATTATCAGGTCCATCAGATTGCTGAGGCTGTAGCCAAAGCCCTTCCAGGAACCGAGATAAGTATAAACACCAATTCAGCAGTGGATAGCCGGTCCTATCAGGTTGATTTCGGCCTGTACAAGTCACTGGCGCCGAATCACCAGCCTCAGGTGACTCTTGAGGATTCGATTTCTCATCTTAAGTCCGGTCTGGCTGGAATGGGTTTTGAAGACAGTGAGTTTCGTAATTCATCGTTGATACGACTCAAGGTGCTTGAGAGCCATATGGCGTCAGGGCGGCTTAACCGTTCTCTTGTCTGGCGATGCGAGGAAGGGGGATACAATCTCTGA